TAGATGTTTTTTAagaatgtcacatctaagctcccacaaatatataatgcagcaacaagaaaAAAAAACTAGGACAGAAAAAGTAGACCACAAACAGACCCATGCTTATGCTTATTGGGTATTTTGGTTTGAGCTAAACTTGGATATGGAAGTCTTCTTTCGTTTAGGGTGAAGTAAGACCAAGCTCATGAGCTTATTATCCTAGGTCATAACAAATTAGTTGATAGTGATAGGATCCCTTTTTCACCAAGCGTAACTCTCAGCGCTTACCCATGCCGAGGGAAAGATGCAACAGCACCAACTTTGGAAATCAACAACCTAGGGGAGTAACTCCGGGCAAGCTCTAATTTTGGTTCAAAAGATTCTAAACATATTCATGTTTCTCTTCAAACATGCAACTCAAATATGAGAAATGATACAATACGCAGTACTAACATCACATTCACGTCAGGAGAAAAATCCAACTTTATCACAAGAACAAGCATAAGATTCTCCCAGGCGGGCAGATAATTTAAAAGCTCAGACAATTAACCATTGTACCATAATAGCATTCGATCTACTTCGAAGTCTTGCATAACAAACACAGGGAGGGTATCATAATTCAAAACTGTAGCCAAATTCTACTACCGAACACGATTGCATAGAGGGGACTTCATCTGATCAGAATTCGGCAGGAACAGTTCCAGCAACCTGGTCCAGATCGCGCCTTCCCTGGGAGGTGATGAGCCTTCCACTGCAGCAGAGTCAAAACAAAGGATAAGTAACCAACGCCCAAATAGTATTTGAAGCTACCAACACAGGAACAGAGAAGCCACAAGACTTACCCCTTGGGGTCGACATCaatgatgcccatcttctgcaacTCCTGGAGGATGTTGCGGGAAACAGCAccactgctcttgcaaaagtgcgGTGGGCGTGAACCGTTCCTCTGACGGCCACCGTAGATCTTCTGGAAGCCGCCGATCCCGATTCCCTGCCTCAGGTAGATCTTCCTTGCCATCGAGGCTGTCACGATTTGAAATGGCAGATCAAAATTAGAGAGTGGCAAGGACATCAGTACTACATGTGAATAAATAGAGTATGCAACCAGGAAGGCAGAAAATATTTACTCACCAGCCCTGATGTAGTACCAGTCAGCATCAGAAGGTGGCAGCTCCTTGAACCTTGCAGTCTTGACAATGTCAACCCACTCTGGAAGCTCCATCTGCATAACCATATATTACAATTTTAGTGCTCAGAATACAAGCAGGCAATGCAAGAAGGTAAACTGAACAAGCAATAAATGATGTGCCATTCTTATAAATCATCTAGGAAGTTAGTATCTGTAGAGCATTGCACGTAGAATCAAATCAATACTGTGGTGTGTGCATCTGTACTGGCATTGCACGTAGTAACACAAATCGCCAATGCAAGCACACTTGCTATAATAAAGTACTGCTAATTGCATGACAAGAAATTTCCAATGCTCCCTGAACAAACATATTTATTTAGGATACCGAAGAAAGTTAAACTGTCTAGACCACACTCAATTAAATCACATCAGATAAGTAACACTTGCTAAGAGGTGAACGCTAAATAACATTCGCATATGGGAGTGCACAGGCAACAACCATAATACCGTGTCTAGAGTACAAAGCAAATCCACCAGCTGCAATAACGAAATCAACATATTAATGTCCTCGTCGGGTCACTCGATCTTGGATACTAGCACGACATACGAAACAGAGATAAGACTGCAAAAACGAATCGTGATCCACGAAAATTGGAATAGCTACAACTAACCCTACGATGTAAGAAATTTCCACCGAGGCGGGCGTCCTGCACCTAACGAAGCAGGACTATTCAGGATTCATTTGGAAACGACCAGATTACACGCTCGACCCCATGCGAAATAGAAAGGCATGGCGCTAAGATCCTGACGGGAGGAGGCCTCCCGCTACAAATCCACAACAGGATGCTACCCTAGCGACGGATCTAACGAGAACTGGCTTGCGTTACCTTGCCGGAGCGCTTGAGGTGCGCGGAGTAGGCCTTGACGAACTCGTGGGGGTTGACATCCTTCACCGTGCGCGCGGTGGAGGCCGCGGTCTCGGCTGCGGGAGCGGGGACGGTCGCCATCCTGTGCTCTGGCCGACGGCGGCGCTGTCTTCAGGAAGGAGGGAGAGGGGTGCGCGCCGCTGCGGCTGCGAGGGCTAGGGTTGTTTTGGAGGCGGGGTGCGTGAGAGCAGGCGGACGGGAATTTATACTGCACCGGAGCTAGGTTATGGGCCGTGTGATGGAA
This window of the Triticum aestivum cultivar Chinese Spring chromosome 5D, IWGSC CS RefSeq v2.1, whole genome shotgun sequence genome carries:
- the LOC123120898 gene encoding 40S ribosomal protein S19, which translates into the protein MATVPAPAAETAASTARTVKDVNPHEFVKAYSAHLKRSGKMELPEWVDIVKTARFKELPPSDADWYYIRAASMARKIYLRQGIGIGGFQKIYGGRQRNGSRPPHFCKSSGAVSRNILQELQKMGIIDVDPKGGRLITSQGRRDLDQVAGTVPAEF